A stretch of bacterium DNA encodes these proteins:
- a CDS encoding ABC transporter permease, with protein sequence MAPVCRPRTKFGAGTPELSPMLKTIRELCRWRDLIRNMVLRNLRVRYKGSVLGFLWTMISPLFMMLIYFLFLRLLRIPIDLPELLIGILAWTFFATCLSDAVVVITAAPSLVKRTPFPKLVMPAAMILANLINFLLSLLVLAGFLAVSIIFFGYRSAAGWSLLALPGVIILNLALVAGLSSFLACLNVYFRDTEHLISILLLAWFFMTPIMYPLERALGSLSPALFSLYCLNPMVAVVSLYRFVFLGTAPPAAAGFYISMAVCLLTMVLGTAFFLRREPYFADEL encoded by the coding sequence ATGGCCCCGGTTTGCCGGCCGCGGACGAAATTCGGCGCCGGCACGCCGGAACTGTCGCCTATGCTCAAGACCATCCGGGAACTATGCCGCTGGCGGGACCTGATCAGGAACATGGTCCTGCGCAACCTCCGGGTCCGCTACAAGGGCTCGGTGCTGGGGTTTCTCTGGACCATGATCAGCCCCCTGTTCATGATGCTGATCTACTTCCTCTTCCTGCGCCTGCTGCGGATCCCCATCGACCTCCCCGAGCTTTTGATCGGGATCCTGGCCTGGACCTTCTTCGCCACCTGCCTCTCCGACGCGGTCGTGGTCATCACCGCCGCGCCGTCCCTGGTGAAGCGCACCCCCTTCCCCAAGCTGGTCATGCCCGCGGCCATGATCCTGGCCAACCTCATCAACTTCCTCCTCTCCCTCCTGGTCCTGGCCGGCTTTCTCGCCGTCTCCATCATCTTCTTCGGCTACCGCTCGGCGGCGGGCTGGTCGCTGCTCGCCCTCCCCGGGGTCATCATCCTCAACCTCGCCCTGGTGGCGGGACTGAGCAGTTTCCTGGCCTGCCTCAACGTCTACTTCCGCGACACCGAGCACCTCATCTCCATCCTCCTCCTGGCCTGGTTCTTCATGACCCCGATCATGTACCCCCTGGAGCGGGCCCTGGGCAGCCTCTCCCCGGCGCTCTTCAGCCTCTACTGCCTCAACCCCATGGTGGCGGTGGTCTCCCTCTACCGTTTCGTCTTCCTGGGCACGGCGCCGCCGGCCGCGGCCGGATTCTATATCTCCATGGCCGTCTGCCTGCTGACGATGGTCCTGGGGACGGCCTTCTTCCTCCGCCGCGAACCTTACTTCGCCGACGAGCTGTAG